The following coding sequences are from one Archaeoglobaceae archaeon window:
- a CDS encoding CBS domain-containing protein translates to MIEISDIKARRKRLGITQKELAELVGVSQSLIAKLESGVLDPKLSLIKRIINTLNELESKNYWARNIMNSPVIIAESSDSVKKIAKIMIEKGISQLPVVQGEKIIGSVTERGIFKAFFEGKSDILVRDIIEEPLPVVKPSESIFEISKLLLEHPAVLVVEGRNILGSSPNTT, encoded by the coding sequence ATGATCGAAATCAGCGATATTAAAGCAAGAAGAAAAAGACTTGGGATCACTCAGAAGGAACTTGCAGAGCTTGTTGGTGTTAGCCAGTCGCTTATTGCAAAACTCGAATCTGGAGTTCTGGATCCTAAGCTTTCGTTGATAAAGAGAATAATCAATACTCTTAACGAGCTTGAAAGCAAGAACTACTGGGCAAGAAACATTATGAACTCCCCGGTGATCATTGCGGAGTCATCTGATAGTGTTAAGAAGATCGCAAAGATTATGATCGAGAAGGGGATTTCTCAGCTTCCAGTCGTACAAGGGGAAAAGATCATTGGTAGTGTCACTGAGAGAGGCATATTTAAGGCATTTTTTGAAGGAAAAAGTGATATTTTGGTCCGCGACATCATTGAAGAGCCGCTCCCTGTTGTGAAACCGAGTGAGAGCATTTTCGAAATTTCAAAGCTATTGCTTGAGCACCCGGCGGTTTTGGTAGTAGAAGGCAGAAACATTCTGGGATCATCACCAAACACGACATAA
- a CDS encoding IPT/TIG domain-containing protein, with amino-acid sequence MSSFGKVKWIAFLIVLISAIQLSSAAGWIRINPIEGTVGSNFWVRGGGFVPDSKVGLMFGDQIIGIITTDRSGSISVRLEVPEISCGKHKVLAIDEVKNNAYVFFNVTPKITRVYPNDGRPGSAITITGKGFSANSNIKVRFVNLFEITGMLQENIISEKMARTNEKGTFEIKFEIPEVNPGYYLIYAYDPDCGIETGYTNFEVLEPKSTPTPTPTPKTPKTTPVQNELAQPSEAGETAPQTTPKTPTTKTTKSTPGFEALIAIGGIATAILVSIRRK; translated from the coding sequence ATGAGTTCTTTTGGCAAAGTAAAATGGATCGCCTTTTTGATTGTTTTAATTTCCGCTATTCAACTCTCCAGTGCTGCTGGCTGGATAAGAATAAATCCAATAGAAGGAACAGTTGGGTCGAATTTCTGGGTCAGGGGTGGTGGTTTCGTTCCCGATTCGAAAGTTGGATTAATGTTTGGTGATCAGATTATTGGGATTATCACTACAGATCGAAGTGGGAGTATCTCAGTCAGATTAGAAGTTCCTGAAATTTCCTGTGGAAAGCATAAAGTTTTAGCGATTGATGAAGTTAAAAACAATGCTTATGTGTTTTTCAATGTAACTCCGAAAATAACGAGGGTATACCCAAATGATGGTAGACCGGGTTCAGCTATTACAATTACAGGCAAAGGTTTCTCTGCGAATTCGAATATTAAGGTTAGGTTTGTAAACCTTTTTGAGATTACGGGAATGCTCCAAGAAAATATAATATCTGAGAAAATGGCTAGAACCAACGAGAAGGGCACTTTCGAGATAAAATTTGAGATTCCCGAAGTTAACCCGGGTTACTATCTAATCTATGCCTATGACCCAGATTGCGGTATTGAGACAGGATATACAAATTTTGAGGTGTTAGAACCGAAGTCAACACCAACTCCTACACCGACGCCAAAGACACCAAAAACGACACCAGTGCAAAATGAATTAGCACAGCCAAGTGAAGCTGGAGAAACTGCACCTCAGACAACTCCAAAAACTCCTACAACAAAAACAACGAAGTCAACTCCGGGATTTGAAGCTCTAATTGCAATCGGCGGTATTGCTACAGCTATTCTGGTTTCAATAAGACGCAAGTGA
- a CDS encoding IPT/TIG domain-containing protein → MKFPKIIKWFLFVCLTVLMVYSASAVIPSPSIEIKPVSGTVGSSVSIKGEGFSMDSEIRIYWEDKLLATSKTSSKGSFSASISVPQVPCGYYKITAVDEVKYNAYATFRVTPKITKISTTKGVPGTIVTISGNGFSANSDVDIRFVDPFNETWILSQMRIQSNNSGVIQVNFEIPQVSAGDYRIFAIDLKTGLKTDYTKFTVEAPKTTATPTPATTQPQDQNKTNQTKPTTTPKTTPKTPVTYSPKSTPGFEALIAIGGIATAILVSRRHR, encoded by the coding sequence ATGAAGTTCCCAAAAATAATTAAATGGTTCTTGTTCGTATGTTTGACAGTCCTAATGGTTTATTCTGCAAGTGCTGTGATACCGTCACCCTCTATTGAAATAAAACCTGTTAGCGGGACTGTTGGCAGTTCTGTGAGCATAAAAGGAGAGGGTTTCTCCATGGATTCAGAAATCAGGATTTATTGGGAAGATAAGCTATTAGCCACGAGTAAAACGAGCTCGAAAGGTTCGTTCTCAGCTTCTATAAGCGTTCCACAAGTCCCTTGCGGTTATTATAAGATTACAGCAGTGGATGAGGTAAAATACAATGCTTACGCTACCTTTAGAGTAACACCGAAGATAACAAAGATTTCAACTACGAAAGGAGTTCCTGGGACAATTGTGACCATTTCGGGTAATGGTTTCTCGGCAAATTCCGATGTTGATATAAGATTTGTTGATCCCTTCAACGAAACTTGGATATTGTCACAAATGCGTATTCAGTCGAACAACTCTGGAGTCATTCAGGTTAACTTTGAAATCCCACAGGTTTCAGCAGGCGATTACAGAATATTTGCGATAGACTTAAAAACTGGACTTAAGACAGATTACACCAAATTTACTGTAGAGGCGCCAAAAACAACCGCAACCCCAACTCCTGCCACTACACAACCACAAGATCAGAACAAAACGAATCAGACAAAACCAACCACAACTCCAAAGACAACTCCTAAAACTCCAGTAACTTATTCACCAAAGTCAACTCCGGGATTTGAAGCTCTAATTGCAATCGGCGGTATTGCTACAGCTATTCTTGTTTCAAGAAGACACAGATAA
- a CDS encoding pectin acetylesterase-family hydrolase yields MKRKMFLALVLVLSITQIASAQCSEQTPPIIFVHGGAGSGAQFESQAMRFTSNGYPAECLMVFEYNSSAYSVNPTYQAQTLALLSQKVNETFESIGKPVLIGHSLGTRVVYNYTLIYSDYVDKVAKIILVDGIANVPAPNVPTLAIFGRPTALRPPGANVTEATNVYIQNQTHVEVMTSPESFVEMFKFITGKEPVTKYILPEKEIELKGKLVYFPSNIGLETGTLNIYELREDGFRLSNTPVATYTITDGTWGPFNAKPGVRYEFEFVRDNNLTMHFYREPFLRSDYWIRFLVSPPGGIAEYASRSDQHTNLLIMRYKEILTEVDPLYVKAADDLKINGVSVCDPRICNVSKALNGPTGIWIFDNNSDQQSVLYPPNATYHAQPFQTGIDYYIPAGAPDQSINVTIFARGGGVQTLKVPNWKSSEHRVILQFNDYVQTYLLDSDAEILVPYYADPFAVDISSMPKFEELSGTDWIKVDLPEPCKTGNGNQSFIMVKKGSGANASKLLFYLEGGGACVDFLTCRPLPEGTVVKLDLNFTELIAAYNMGIFDFSNPLNPFRDWTVVFVPFSTGDFHHGNRVVKYYNITNPSNPTENKTIYHVGYVNAIVAMRWINQTTFDKVVIAGSSAGGFGSILHHYKAYEIFKKPITVINDAGPGIRVSETNPFNWAVTTARWGSLQNFPAESISYFNDKDLLHFLDYSLPRCEGCIYGLYEDQYDFIIATLRANETDFRAQLMSLSNEIKMAHKDKFFRFFVLDSMHMVLPSCYGFQQCYAVDRFYNLNISGYYFYQWVNALLAGSGKDIVEENWIGPVEKTVRGTELKRYVWTVDRPPYGSYDKIAIERVVNESIVGDKPVILILPGTWSSGEQLANLSWNDNGWIDVNEEYALVPFLANRGFDVYTIDYRTHFVPNDTTDFSFMFEWG; encoded by the coding sequence ATGAAACGAAAAATGTTTTTGGCTTTGGTATTGGTGCTTTCAATAACCCAGATAGCATCAGCTCAATGTTCAGAGCAAACACCACCAATAATCTTCGTCCACGGTGGCGCTGGCTCAGGAGCGCAGTTTGAAAGCCAAGCAATGCGTTTCACGAGCAATGGCTATCCAGCAGAGTGCTTAATGGTTTTCGAATATAACAGCTCTGCTTACTCTGTAAATCCAACTTATCAGGCACAAACACTTGCTTTGCTTTCTCAGAAAGTAAACGAAACTTTCGAAAGTATTGGTAAGCCCGTGCTTATCGGCCATTCCCTGGGCACGAGAGTTGTTTACAACTACACTCTAATCTACTCAGATTACGTAGACAAGGTTGCAAAGATCATACTCGTTGACGGCATTGCAAATGTTCCCGCTCCGAATGTTCCTACGCTCGCAATCTTTGGCAGACCAACCGCTTTAAGACCACCCGGAGCGAATGTTACTGAAGCTACGAACGTTTACATTCAAAATCAGACACACGTTGAAGTCATGACCTCTCCAGAGAGCTTTGTCGAGATGTTCAAATTCATTACTGGCAAGGAGCCAGTCACGAAATACATACTGCCTGAGAAAGAAATAGAGCTTAAGGGAAAACTTGTTTACTTCCCCTCCAACATCGGGCTTGAAACTGGAACTCTAAACATATACGAGCTAAGAGAGGACGGCTTCAGACTTAGCAACACGCCTGTTGCAACTTACACGATCACCGACGGCACTTGGGGACCTTTTAACGCAAAGCCGGGAGTTAGATATGAGTTCGAATTCGTAAGGGATAACAACCTCACGATGCACTTCTACAGAGAACCATTCCTGAGGAGCGATTACTGGATCCGCTTCCTTGTTTCACCGCCTGGCGGTATTGCGGAGTATGCAAGCAGAAGTGACCAGCACACCAATTTGCTCATAATGAGATACAAAGAGATCTTAACTGAGGTTGATCCGCTTTATGTTAAAGCAGCTGATGATCTGAAGATCAACGGTGTCTCAGTATGTGATCCGAGAATTTGTAATGTAAGCAAAGCTTTGAACGGTCCAACAGGAATATGGATCTTCGACAACAATTCTGATCAACAAAGCGTTCTGTATCCTCCGAACGCCACCTATCATGCCCAACCCTTCCAGACTGGAATTGATTACTACATTCCCGCTGGTGCTCCGGATCAGAGCATAAACGTTACAATATTTGCCCGTGGTGGGGGAGTGCAAACGCTGAAGGTTCCTAACTGGAAATCCTCCGAGCACCGCGTAATATTGCAGTTTAACGACTACGTGCAGACTTATCTGCTGGACTCAGATGCTGAGATCCTTGTGCCATACTATGCGGATCCGTTTGCAGTCGATATAAGCTCAATGCCGAAATTTGAAGAGCTAAGCGGAACTGATTGGATCAAAGTCGACTTGCCGGAGCCTTGCAAGACTGGAAATGGGAACCAGAGTTTCATAATGGTCAAGAAGGGCAGTGGTGCGAATGCAAGCAAACTCCTCTTCTACCTTGAAGGCGGTGGAGCCTGTGTTGATTTCTTAACCTGCAGACCCTTGCCTGAAGGCACTGTGGTTAAGCTCGATCTGAACTTCACAGAGCTTATTGCAGCCTATAACATGGGCATATTCGACTTCAGCAACCCATTGAACCCCTTCCGTGATTGGACTGTAGTTTTCGTCCCATTCTCAACTGGAGACTTCCATCATGGCAACAGAGTCGTTAAATACTACAACATAACAAATCCAAGCAATCCTACTGAGAACAAGACGATCTACCATGTTGGCTATGTTAATGCAATCGTAGCAATGCGCTGGATCAACCAGACAACCTTTGACAAAGTCGTTATCGCCGGCTCAAGCGCTGGAGGTTTTGGCTCAATTCTGCATCACTACAAAGCCTACGAGATCTTCAAGAAGCCAATTACAGTCATAAACGACGCTGGACCGGGAATAAGAGTAAGTGAAACAAATCCATTCAACTGGGCGGTAACAACCGCAAGATGGGGTTCCTTGCAGAACTTCCCCGCAGAGTCGATCAGCTACTTCAACGACAAGGACTTACTGCACTTCCTCGACTATTCGTTGCCAAGGTGTGAAGGCTGTATTTATGGCCTCTACGAAGATCAATACGACTTCATAATTGCAACTCTTAGGGCAAACGAAACAGATTTCAGAGCACAGTTAATGAGTCTAAGCAATGAAATAAAAATGGCTCACAAGGACAAGTTCTTTAGGTTCTTCGTGCTCGATTCGATGCACATGGTCCTTCCAAGCTGTTATGGCTTCCAGCAGTGCTATGCTGTTGACAGATTCTACAATTTGAATATAAGCGGTTACTACTTCTACCAGTGGGTCAATGCTTTGCTCGCTGGCAGTGGCAAAGACATTGTAGAAGAGAACTGGATTGGTCCAGTGGAGAAAACTGTAAGAGGGACTGAGCTTAAGAGATACGTCTGGACTGTTGATCGACCGCCGTATGGAAGCTACGACAAGATCGCAATTGAGAGAGTCGTGAACGAAAGCATTGTAGGCGATAAACCAGTGATCCTAATACTGCCAGGAACATGGTCGAGCGGAGAACAGCTTGCCAATCTGTCATGGAACGACAATGGCTGGATCGATGTAAACGAAGAATACGCTCTTGTGCCATTCCTTGCTAATCGTGGCTTTGATGTTTACACAATTGACTACAGAACACACTTCGTGCCAAATGACACGACAGACTTCTCTTTCATGTTTGAGTGGGGCTGA
- a CDS encoding 30S ribosomal protein S13 yields the protein MFKHIVRIADTDLDGNRNVVHALTGIPGIGIRMARSIVNELGIDGKRKLGTLEDEEIAKIRRLIEEEIEKFPSWMLNRRADLYTGKNLHLLSKDVNFGRMLDIERLMRIRCYRGVRHAKGKKVRGQRTRSTGRKGRTVGVIRKKS from the coding sequence ATGTTCAAGCACATAGTGAGAATTGCAGACACGGATCTTGATGGGAACAGAAATGTGGTTCATGCTCTAACTGGCATACCCGGGATTGGCATAAGGATGGCAAGGAGTATTGTTAACGAACTTGGAATTGATGGCAAAAGAAAACTTGGAACCCTTGAAGATGAGGAGATAGCAAAAATCAGGCGTCTGATTGAAGAAGAGATTGAGAAATTCCCTAGTTGGATGCTAAATAGGCGTGCAGACCTTTATACAGGCAAAAATCTGCATTTGCTCTCAAAAGACGTAAACTTTGGCAGAATGCTCGACATAGAAAGACTGATGAGGATCAGATGCTACCGCGGTGTTAGACATGCGAAAGGCAAGAAGGTTAGAGGGCAAAGAACAAGATCCACAGGTAGAAAGGGAAGAACAGTCGGAGTGATTAGGAAGAAATCTTAA
- a CDS encoding NUDIX hydrolase → MNRITLTVDAIIPYAGKIVLIKRKNEPYKNYYALPGGIVEYGETVENAVLREVKEETGLEGEIHSLVGVYSDPKRDPRGHFVSVCFIVLPKGGELRSGSDAKEVALFSLKKLPKLAFDHEKMIKDAEAKLHGILSEV, encoded by the coding sequence ATGAACCGCATAACGCTCACGGTTGATGCCATAATTCCCTATGCTGGAAAAATCGTGCTTATAAAAAGAAAGAACGAGCCATATAAAAATTACTACGCACTCCCGGGCGGGATTGTTGAGTATGGTGAAACAGTTGAAAATGCGGTGCTTAGGGAAGTTAAAGAAGAGACAGGGCTTGAAGGTGAGATTCATAGCCTTGTTGGAGTTTATTCTGATCCAAAGAGGGATCCGAGAGGGCATTTTGTCTCAGTATGCTTTATAGTCCTTCCAAAGGGAGGAGAATTAAGGAGCGGGAGCGATGCTAAGGAAGTAGCCCTTTTCAGCCTCAAGAAGCTTCCAAAGCTCGCTTTTGACCATGAGAAGATGATAAAAGATGCGGAGGCGAAGCTACATGGAATTCTGTCCGAAGTGTAA
- a CDS encoding transcription factor S: MEFCPKCKKLMIYVSNKAVCRKCGYEKEVGDQKVVIKSEKNKEDIPVIEGENVKTLPTTRAICPACGNTEAFWWMRQLRAADESEVRFFRCTKCGKTWREYN; this comes from the coding sequence ATGGAATTCTGTCCGAAGTGTAAGAAACTGATGATCTACGTTAGCAACAAGGCGGTCTGTAGGAAGTGTGGCTACGAAAAGGAGGTTGGAGATCAGAAAGTCGTTATTAAATCTGAAAAGAACAAAGAAGACATTCCAGTGATCGAAGGGGAAAACGTGAAGACTTTGCCAACAACAAGAGCGATCTGTCCAGCTTGCGGAAATACTGAGGCTTTTTGGTGGATGAGACAGCTGAGAGCTGCTGACGAAAGCGAAGTGAGATTTTTCAGATGCACGAAGTGCGGTAAGACTTGGAGAGAATACAATTAA
- a CDS encoding alpha/beta hydrolase, with amino-acid sequence MNWIWDIKTAVEKIKQISGKEKIYLAGESFGGIAAQNYATLFQEDLKGLILLDGMARVGTRTNSYNLTANLTAMKLGAIPYQVPSNGGPNNWHIWVDAIVNPSPIKNITLLSGLSTWYVFPGAANPFSYPWAILIPHVYFAVMATFDPFWSNRLNLDRSAYADWQNCPYLPFDFDDHYSEITVPVISFVSQWGYNLGLLVPGFGGPCVNPTGSDDFTCILLQGYGHLDVYNGPFIRKDVNEPLLNWMLGIEDGSWDVWRNYDSNGDKKIDDSELIQALSAYHGGSLSMANMTKVMVKWIGS; translated from the coding sequence GTGAACTGGATCTGGGACATTAAGACTGCGGTTGAGAAGATAAAGCAAATTTCGGGCAAAGAAAAGATCTACCTTGCTGGAGAGAGCTTTGGTGGAATCGCAGCACAGAACTACGCAACTCTATTCCAGGAAGATCTGAAGGGTCTAATCCTGCTCGACGGCATGGCGAGGGTAGGAACAAGAACGAACAGCTACAATCTGACTGCAAATCTCACTGCAATGAAATTGGGAGCAATTCCTTACCAAGTGCCTTCAAATGGTGGACCGAACAACTGGCACATATGGGTTGACGCCATAGTTAATCCTTCGCCGATAAAGAACATAACACTGCTTTCTGGGCTTTCCACATGGTATGTTTTCCCAGGAGCAGCAAATCCATTCAGCTATCCATGGGCGATATTGATCCCGCACGTATACTTCGCAGTCATGGCGACATTTGATCCATTCTGGTCTAACAGGCTCAATTTAGACAGATCAGCGTATGCGGACTGGCAGAATTGCCCGTATTTGCCATTTGACTTCGACGATCATTACAGCGAGATTACTGTGCCCGTGATCTCATTTGTAAGCCAGTGGGGCTACAATCTCGGACTACTTGTTCCGGGCTTCGGAGGGCCATGCGTAAACCCGACTGGAAGCGATGACTTCACTTGCATTCTCTTGCAGGGCTATGGACATCTCGATGTTTACAATGGGCCCTTCATAAGAAAAGACGTAAATGAGCCACTGCTTAACTGGATGCTTGGAATTGAAGACGGAAGCTGGGATGTCTGGAGAAATTATGACAGCAACGGCGATAAGAAAATAGACGATAGCGAGCTAATTCAAGCTCTAAGCGCTTATCATGGAGGAAGCCTGAGCATGGCTAACATGACGAAGGTTATGGTAAAATGGATTGGTAGCTGA
- a CDS encoding pectin acetylesterase-family hydrolase, producing MKALKIFALLILSIFAVSAAEITLEANKTVMPKGDVVKVDVYVNGTNVASVMLNLTYEPTKLSLIDRVRYGVFGEEQFKTGANYVAFIGVGGSVSEKTKIATLSFKAVGVATTTNITPVSAAVNGSSVPVLPEKVTITILDYEVINSTWRDPFAISIAGMTSFASLPVDDPSDGINWTKVDLPADCKNGVENNTFIMVRKGSENKVLIYLEGGGACSSYASCGGPASTVTTLEPEFDTGARPLKSTYVRGIFDVKNPMNPFRNWTMVFVPYGTGDIHMGNRVVKYYNTSNPTENKTIYHVGYVNAIVAMRWINASGNFDQIVVTGTSAGGFGTILHFYRASEIFGNGIIAINDAGPGTAPNVTSALPPAVTAEKWGSMQNYPPQSLPYFADTDTIRFLNWALNGSAGGCGNCIYALFEDQWDFIIGPYFQGYSFPDFQARLLNAIASIKANFSDRFCSYLPLSTYHTAFAGGYNYPAGDRFYNLHIDGYTLVQWINDVLNGNCVDKRDLGLRDLQVEILSAPSSAIVGNAYNITVKVSNVGSNATPDPFFVILSNATATLGYKVMTLPANSNVTFNFTWIPTRAGTERLNVTVDGLLVPALVTLLPLGSVVELNEANNTRSITVSVCRVEAASITVNNWLTPYEVVLGMLPKTANVTLPDGSVVAVNVQWLNITDPEFPQFNYTPTASAFTPSYIATGKVVIPAVCTGEAIVRTNVTVATPLLPIYWPNAGIYPDGRPLNITDKTLFNQPGRYEKVTLSFGGLERTYYYYVPTSYNVSKPTPLVLVFHGGGSCGLAQMLAADDFAEQYGFILVTPDGYGWTWNRTRDVPFVEKIIEDMQAKFNIDKSRIYAMGISMGGMMTTYVLYDLSDKIAAVGIVSGSRVLASELMNGTLPPRPMTVVISAGTGERVTGNPINEHLNGRNATQLLIQAWNCTPTPETKFWPSNQNDPNTNVTRYVYTGCKNGVKVVYFEVGNGGHAWMGGLQYGIPASIGWVTKHVNAWDDKDGMWAYLKLESLPSPVIPTTPRPILGGGGGGGGAMPGVPVYITAYETVKANEESIIDLPQSAFWETNVVALLILSSEDNNIRFRIEKLKELPPGIPEPKGDLVVLILSIEPTLSKEASIKGKIKFGIPIEEIKAKGFDPKAVAVILLKWNGKEWIELPTNFVGSDGKYNYYEAETTSFSYFVAQLKPLETPKPTTPVATPPTTLVTTPTTTPAEKPFIPGFEAIFAIAGMIAVAYLLRRKKD from the coding sequence ATGAAAGCTCTTAAAATTTTTGCCCTCTTAATTCTGAGCATTTTCGCAGTCTCGGCAGCTGAGATCACACTCGAGGCTAATAAAACCGTAATGCCAAAGGGAGATGTTGTGAAGGTTGATGTCTATGTTAATGGCACGAACGTCGCCTCTGTAATGTTGAATTTAACCTATGAGCCAACAAAACTTAGTTTGATCGACAGGGTGAGGTATGGAGTGTTTGGAGAGGAGCAGTTCAAGACTGGTGCAAATTACGTTGCATTCATTGGCGTTGGAGGCAGTGTTTCTGAAAAAACTAAGATCGCAACCCTAAGCTTTAAGGCAGTTGGGGTTGCAACCACTACAAATATAACTCCCGTTAGTGCAGCTGTGAATGGCAGTTCGGTTCCAGTTTTGCCTGAAAAAGTAACGATCACTATTCTTGACTACGAGGTCATAAACTCAACTTGGAGAGATCCTTTTGCAATCAGCATTGCGGGAATGACAAGCTTTGCTTCTTTGCCCGTAGATGATCCGAGTGATGGAATAAACTGGACAAAGGTTGATCTGCCTGCGGACTGCAAGAATGGTGTTGAGAACAACACTTTCATAATGGTTAGAAAAGGTAGCGAGAACAAGGTTCTGATCTACCTTGAAGGCGGTGGAGCATGTTCAAGCTATGCAAGTTGTGGTGGACCAGCAAGCACAGTTACAACTCTTGAACCAGAATTCGACACGGGAGCAAGACCGCTGAAGAGCACTTATGTAAGGGGAATTTTCGATGTCAAGAACCCAATGAACCCATTCCGCAACTGGACGATGGTCTTTGTGCCTTATGGCACTGGAGATATCCACATGGGCAACAGGGTTGTTAAATACTACAACACAAGCAATCCTACTGAGAACAAAACAATTTACCACGTTGGCTATGTTAACGCAATTGTAGCGATGCGCTGGATCAATGCAAGCGGGAACTTTGATCAAATCGTAGTCACTGGCACTTCCGCGGGAGGCTTTGGCACAATTCTACACTTCTACAGAGCTTCGGAAATATTTGGTAATGGAATCATTGCAATAAACGACGCCGGCCCGGGAACTGCGCCGAATGTGACGAGCGCTTTACCACCTGCAGTCACTGCAGAGAAATGGGGTTCAATGCAGAATTATCCACCGCAATCACTGCCATACTTCGCAGACACCGACACGATCAGGTTCCTCAACTGGGCATTAAATGGCTCCGCTGGTGGCTGTGGAAACTGCATCTATGCGCTATTTGAGGATCAGTGGGACTTTATAATTGGTCCATACTTCCAGGGCTACAGCTTCCCCGATTTCCAAGCAAGGCTGTTGAATGCGATTGCGAGCATAAAGGCTAACTTCAGCGATCGCTTCTGCTCCTACTTGCCACTTTCAACATATCACACCGCTTTCGCAGGTGGCTACAACTATCCCGCAGGAGATCGATTCTACAATCTGCACATCGACGGCTACACGCTTGTCCAGTGGATTAACGACGTGCTTAATGGAAACTGCGTAGACAAGAGAGATCTCGGTTTAAGAGACTTGCAAGTCGAAATTTTAAGTGCTCCAAGCAGTGCAATCGTTGGCAATGCATACAACATAACCGTGAAGGTTAGCAACGTTGGTAGTAACGCAACTCCGGATCCGTTCTTCGTAATCCTTTCCAATGCAACCGCAACGCTTGGCTACAAAGTAATGACGCTTCCAGCTAATTCAAACGTTACGTTCAACTTCACTTGGATTCCAACTAGAGCTGGAACGGAGAGACTTAATGTGACTGTGGATGGTTTGCTTGTCCCAGCTTTGGTAACACTTCTGCCTCTTGGCTCTGTTGTTGAGCTCAATGAGGCTAACAACACGAGAAGCATAACTGTAAGCGTGTGTCGTGTTGAAGCTGCATCCATTACGGTGAACAACTGGTTAACGCCCTATGAAGTCGTGCTCGGTATGCTGCCAAAGACTGCAAACGTCACCCTTCCAGATGGGAGCGTTGTAGCGGTCAATGTGCAGTGGCTTAATATAACCGATCCGGAGTTCCCGCAATTTAACTACACTCCAACAGCTTCAGCATTTACTCCTTCATATATAGCGACAGGTAAAGTAGTAATTCCAGCTGTTTGCACTGGTGAAGCAATTGTAAGAACCAATGTCACTGTAGCAACACCTTTATTGCCAATCTACTGGCCAAATGCTGGAATATATCCAGACGGAAGACCGCTGAACATAACCGACAAGACACTCTTCAATCAGCCAGGAAGATATGAGAAAGTAACGCTCAGCTTTGGAGGACTTGAGAGGACTTATTACTACTATGTGCCGACTTCTTACAATGTAAGCAAACCAACTCCACTCGTTCTCGTCTTCCACGGCGGAGGCTCTTGTGGTTTAGCACAGATGCTTGCTGCTGACGACTTTGCGGAGCAATATGGCTTCATACTTGTAACCCCAGACGGTTACGGCTGGACATGGAATAGAACGAGAGACGTTCCATTTGTGGAGAAGATCATCGAAGATATGCAGGCAAAGTTCAACATTGATAAGAGCAGAATTTATGCTATGGGAATTTCCATGGGCGGAATGATGACGACTTATGTGCTTTACGATCTATCTGACAAGATCGCCGCAGTGGGAATCGTTAGTGGCTCAAGAGTCCTCGCAAGTGAACTGATGAATGGAACACTTCCACCCAGACCAATGACAGTTGTGATCAGCGCTGGAACCGGTGAGCGTGTAACAGGAAATCCAATAAACGAGCACTTAAATGGCAGAAATGCAACACAGTTACTCATTCAAGCGTGGAACTGCACTCCAACTCCAGAGACTAAATTCTGGCCAAGCAATCAGAATGATCCCAACACGAATGTGACGAGATATGTTTACACAGGTTGCAAGAACGGTGTTAAGGTTGTTTACTTTGAAGTCGGCAATGGCGGGCATGCATGGATGGGTGGGCTACAGTATGGGATTCCAGCATCAATCGGTTGGGTTACAAAGCACGTGAATGCATGGGACGACAAGGATGGAATGTGGGCTTACTTAAAACTGGAATCCTTACCCTCTCCAGTTATCCCCACCACTCCACGCCCAATACTCGGCGGCGGTGGTGGCGGTGGAGGAGCAATGCCGGGAGTGCCAGTATACATAACCGCATATGAAACAGTAAAAGCAAATGAAGAGAGCATAATAGATCTACCGCAGAGTGCTTTCTGGGAGACAAATGTTGTTGCACTCTTGATACTGAGCTCAGAGGACAACAACATCCGCTTCAGGATTGAAAAGCTTAAAGAACTGCCACCTGGAATTCCAGAGCCGAAGGGAGACTTAGTAGTGCTAATACTGAGCATAGAGCCAACTCTGAGCAAAGAAGCAAGCATTAAAGGAAAGATCAAATTCGGAATCCCAATAGAAGAAATAAAAGCTAAAGGCTTCGATCCAAAGGCTGTCGCAGTAATTCTGCTAAAGTGGAACGGCAAGGAATGGATCGAATTGCCTACGAATTTCGTTGGCAGTGATGGAAAATACAACTACTACGAGGCTGAAACTACAAGCTTTAGCTACTTCGTCGCACAGCTAAAGCCTTTGGAAACTCCAAAGCCGACAACACCAGTGGCAACTCCACCAACAACACTCGTGACAACACCAACCACGACTCCAGCTGAGAAACCGTTCATTCCTGGCTTCGAAGCAATCTTCGCAATTGCTGGAATGATAGCGGTGGCTTATCTGCTTAGGAGGAAGAAAGATTGA